One Gordonia sp. SID5947 genomic region harbors:
- a CDS encoding glucose-6-phosphate dehydrogenase, which produces MADTTLFILGATGDLTSRLLLPALGQLLSLEPDRDVRLVGVGRREISDDQWRSRVRDAFGGDAAPAAARLADSTTYLQADIGSAEGLRTIFGAAHGRPILYFAVPPAIAQESCQAMTGVDLPAGTMLALEKPFGTDEASAHEFNETLARLVPENQVFRVDHFLGQSVLLDLIGVRFANRVFEPVWSADHIESVLIRYDETLGLEGRAGYYDKAGAFVDMLQSHLLELLSVVAMDSPASLGERDLRDATAAALRATRVWEGDPVRASHRARYTAGEVDGHQLPSYTDEEGVDPSRNTETLAEATFEVRTARWAGVPFTLRSGKAIEPAVKEIALTFRPVRHLPEQFRGEAARNVLRFSFGPDTMSLRVNVHDGSHPFDLKATGLEADLGVGSPRAYSEVLSGILDGDATLAVRGDTAEQCWRIVEPILDAWRNDQVPIDEYPAGSSGPTGWPQW; this is translated from the coding sequence ATGGCCGACACGACACTCTTCATCCTTGGTGCGACGGGCGACCTGACGTCACGCCTGCTGCTGCCGGCACTCGGGCAACTGCTCTCGCTCGAACCGGATCGCGACGTTCGTCTTGTCGGGGTGGGGCGTCGAGAGATCTCCGACGACCAGTGGCGCAGCCGTGTACGCGACGCGTTCGGTGGCGACGCGGCGCCCGCGGCCGCGCGACTCGCGGACTCGACGACCTACCTGCAAGCAGATATCGGTTCCGCCGAGGGGCTTCGCACGATCTTCGGGGCGGCGCACGGCCGCCCGATCCTGTACTTCGCCGTCCCGCCCGCGATCGCGCAGGAATCGTGTCAGGCGATGACGGGTGTGGACCTGCCCGCCGGAACGATGCTCGCCCTGGAGAAGCCGTTCGGTACGGACGAGGCGAGCGCCCACGAGTTCAACGAGACGTTGGCGCGCCTCGTCCCGGAGAACCAGGTGTTCCGCGTGGATCACTTCCTGGGTCAGTCGGTCCTTCTGGACCTGATCGGGGTGCGGTTCGCCAATCGGGTGTTCGAGCCGGTCTGGTCGGCCGATCACATCGAATCGGTCCTCATCCGCTACGACGAGACGCTCGGCCTCGAAGGTCGTGCAGGTTACTACGACAAAGCGGGCGCATTCGTCGACATGCTTCAGAGCCATCTGCTGGAGTTGCTCTCGGTGGTGGCGATGGATTCGCCGGCGTCGCTGGGCGAGCGCGATCTACGTGACGCCACCGCGGCCGCCCTGCGTGCCACCCGCGTCTGGGAGGGTGATCCCGTTCGTGCCTCGCATCGCGCGAGGTACACCGCCGGTGAGGTGGACGGACATCAGCTGCCGTCCTACACCGACGAGGAGGGCGTCGATCCGTCGCGTAACACCGAGACGCTCGCCGAGGCGACCTTCGAGGTGCGCACCGCCCGCTGGGCGGGTGTGCCGTTCACGTTGCGGTCGGGCAAGGCGATCGAACCCGCGGTCAAGGAGATCGCACTCACCTTTCGGCCGGTACGTCACCTGCCAGAACAGTTCCGCGGTGAGGCCGCGAGAAATGTCCTGAGATTCTCCTTCGGTCCGGACACGATGTCGTTGCGGGTCAACGTGCATGACGGTTCGCATCCGTTCGACCTCAAGGCAACCGGGCTGGAGGCCGATCTGGGCGTAGGGTCGCCCCGGGCGTATTCGGAGGTGCTGTCCGGGATTCTCGACGGCGACGCGACGCTCGCGGTCCGAGGCGACACCGCCGAACAATGCTGGCGTATCGTCGAGCCGATCCTCGACGCCTGGCGGAACGATCAGGTGCCGATCGACGAGTACCCGGCCGGATCGAGCGGCCCGACGGGGTGGCCGCAGTGGTGA
- a CDS encoding epoxide hydrolase family protein — MSARAQPMSLRTDPQVLDDLRTRLRATRWPDSPAGWSLGADTDYLRELIGYWADEFDWSAQVSTMERLPHLRVTLGGLGIHVVHARATDRSAPVMPLLLNHGWPDSFWRYLKVIPLLSDPAAHGGDPADAFDVIVPDMPGFGYSEQPAHPYDSIAVAMLWAELMTELGYERFGTAGGDMGSHVARYLALDQPERVVAVHRTDAGMPRYGGDPDDLTDDERAWIEAGTVWSRTEGGYAAIHSTKPDTVAVGLTDSPAGLAAWIVEKLRGWSDCDGDIEKVFTKDEILTLLTQYWVTGCIGSSMRVYHANAVMPLDQHTRRVEVPSGFSLFGGDELKPPRDWLERTANVVSVTEPEHGGHFASFEEPERYAQELRDFFRPFREEFAG; from the coding sequence GTGAGCGCCCGTGCGCAGCCGATGTCCCTGCGCACGGACCCACAGGTCCTCGACGATCTGCGAACGCGTTTGAGGGCGACGCGCTGGCCGGATTCTCCCGCCGGGTGGTCGCTGGGCGCCGACACCGACTACCTCCGAGAGCTGATCGGTTACTGGGCAGACGAATTCGATTGGTCGGCACAGGTATCCACGATGGAGCGACTGCCACACCTGCGAGTCACGCTCGGCGGCCTCGGGATACACGTCGTCCATGCGCGAGCAACCGACCGGAGCGCACCCGTGATGCCGTTGCTGCTGAATCACGGTTGGCCGGACTCGTTCTGGCGGTACCTCAAGGTGATCCCGCTGCTGAGTGATCCCGCCGCCCACGGTGGCGATCCGGCGGACGCCTTCGACGTGATCGTCCCGGACATGCCCGGCTTCGGCTACTCCGAGCAACCCGCGCATCCCTACGATTCGATCGCGGTGGCCATGCTGTGGGCGGAGCTGATGACCGAGCTGGGGTACGAGCGATTCGGTACCGCCGGTGGGGACATGGGCAGTCATGTCGCCCGATACCTCGCGCTCGATCAACCGGAGCGAGTCGTCGCCGTCCACCGCACGGACGCCGGGATGCCCAGGTATGGCGGTGATCCGGACGACCTCACCGACGACGAACGGGCGTGGATCGAGGCCGGGACGGTCTGGTCTCGCACCGAAGGCGGCTACGCGGCGATCCACAGCACCAAGCCGGATACGGTCGCAGTCGGTCTCACGGATTCGCCTGCGGGTCTCGCGGCGTGGATCGTCGAAAAACTGCGCGGGTGGAGTGACTGCGACGGTGACATCGAGAAGGTGTTCACGAAGGACGAGATCTTGACCCTGCTCACCCAGTACTGGGTCACCGGGTGCATCGGGTCGTCGATGCGCGTGTACCACGCCAATGCGGTGATGCCACTCGATCAGCACACCCGGCGCGTAGAGGTGCCGTCCGGCTTCTCGCTGTTCGGCGGAGATGAGCTCAAACCGCCGCGCGACTGGCTCGAGCGGACCGCGAACGTGGTCAGCGTGACCGAGCCCGAACACGGCGGGCACTTCGCCTCGTTCGAAGAGCCTGAGCGCTACGCCCAGGAACTCCGCGACTTCTTCCGTCCGTTCCGCGAGGAGTTCGCCGGCTGA
- a CDS encoding glyoxalase, whose protein sequence is MTTITGITLDVPDTAAAKTFYDKAFGLDDRLRFRTAEQPTAGFRGFVLSLVVADPGVVDSLIHPALDAGATELKPVKKSFWGYGGVIQAPDGAIWKVATSNKKASGAPARQVDDIVLLIGADDVAASKKFYVDHGLDVAKSFGRKYVEFASASDSVKLALYGRRAAAKDAGVDADGSGSHRVIVGSAGESFTDPDGFVWEPTATT, encoded by the coding sequence ATGACAACAATCACCGGCATCACCCTCGACGTTCCCGACACCGCTGCGGCGAAGACCTTCTACGACAAAGCCTTCGGATTGGATGACCGGCTCCGGTTCCGGACCGCCGAGCAGCCGACCGCCGGCTTCCGCGGATTCGTCCTGTCGCTGGTCGTGGCCGACCCAGGGGTCGTGGACTCGCTCATCCATCCCGCTCTCGACGCGGGTGCAACCGAACTCAAACCGGTCAAGAAGTCGTTCTGGGGCTACGGCGGCGTGATCCAGGCGCCGGATGGGGCCATCTGGAAGGTTGCGACGTCGAACAAGAAGGCGTCGGGAGCGCCGGCCCGTCAGGTCGACGACATCGTGCTTCTCATCGGCGCCGACGACGTGGCCGCCAGCAAGAAGTTCTACGTCGACCACGGCCTCGACGTCGCGAAGAGCTTCGGCCGGAAATACGTCGAGTTCGCGAGCGCATCCGACTCGGTGAAGTTGGCGCTCTATGGCCGGCGTGCCGCAGCCAAGGACGCAGGGGTGGACGCCGATGGCAGCGGATCGCATCGGGTGATCGTGGGTAGTGCCGGTGAGTCGTTCACCGACCCCGACGGTTTCGTCTGGGAGCCGACCGCGACCACATAG
- a CDS encoding dihydrofolate reductase family protein: MGQLLKVQNFTVSRDGFGAGDGQSLERPFGHADPASMMAWAGATASWPNRTDPGGSRGLDDHLVRDFSHNIGAEIMGANKFSPHRGPWTDHDWLGWWGDEPPFHTPVFVLTHHLRPSFTLSDTTFHFIDADPASALEKAKAAADGRDVRLGGGATTVREFLAAGLIDTLHVAVAERVELGSGVRLWESPDELLDRYHRDTVPSPSGAVTHHLFWRR; the protein is encoded by the coding sequence ATGGGCCAGCTGCTCAAAGTCCAGAACTTCACCGTGTCGCGCGACGGATTCGGCGCCGGCGACGGACAAAGTCTCGAACGGCCGTTCGGCCACGCCGACCCGGCGTCGATGATGGCGTGGGCAGGCGCGACCGCGAGTTGGCCCAACCGCACCGATCCCGGCGGCAGCCGCGGCCTCGACGACCATCTCGTGCGGGACTTCTCCCACAACATCGGCGCCGAGATCATGGGCGCCAACAAGTTCAGCCCGCATCGCGGGCCGTGGACCGACCACGACTGGCTCGGTTGGTGGGGTGACGAGCCGCCGTTCCACACTCCGGTCTTTGTCCTGACCCACCACCTTCGGCCGTCGTTCACCTTGTCGGATACCACGTTCCACTTCATCGACGCCGACCCTGCGTCCGCCCTCGAAAAAGCGAAAGCGGCTGCCGACGGGAGGGACGTCCGGCTCGGCGGTGGCGCCACAACCGTGCGGGAGTTCCTCGCCGCCGGTCTCATCGACACCTTGCACGTCGCGGTCGCCGAGCGTGTCGAGCTCGGGTCCGGCGTACGACTCTGGGAGTCACCCGACGAGCTGCTCGATCGCTATCACCGCGACACCGTGCCGAGTCCGAGCGGTGCGGTCACGCATCACCTGTTCTGGAGACGGTGA
- a CDS encoding dihydrofolate reductase family protein: MTGKVITHMTMSLDGFIADPNDDVGELFAWYDAGDTAVPTANETVGFHVDGADADLLADLTDNTGALVAGRRLFDITDGWGDQHPVGAPVVIVTHHPPDDAADRWPNTTFVDGVGSAITRAREIAGENNVIISSPTVIQQALDLDLVDEVCVSLVPVLFGEGIRYFGPLAHGHRLLSDPTVIQGRRVTHLRYVTVSRTGDA, encoded by the coding sequence ATGACGGGCAAGGTCATCACGCACATGACGATGTCGCTCGACGGCTTCATCGCCGACCCGAACGACGACGTCGGCGAGTTGTTCGCCTGGTACGACGCAGGCGACACAGCGGTGCCGACCGCCAACGAGACCGTCGGCTTCCACGTCGACGGCGCCGACGCGGATCTCCTCGCCGACCTGACCGACAACACCGGTGCCCTCGTCGCCGGTCGACGACTGTTCGACATCACCGACGGTTGGGGTGACCAGCATCCGGTGGGTGCGCCGGTCGTGATCGTCACTCATCACCCGCCAGACGACGCCGCGGACAGATGGCCCAACACGACGTTCGTGGACGGCGTCGGGAGCGCGATCACACGAGCACGTGAGATCGCCGGTGAAAACAACGTGATCATCTCCAGCCCGACGGTCATCCAGCAGGCCCTCGACCTCGACCTCGTCGACGAGGTCTGCGTCAGTCTCGTCCCGGTGCTCTTCGGCGAAGGCATCCGATACTTCGGCCCCCTGGCGCACGGTCATCGGCTCCTGTCGGACCCGACCGTCATCCAGGGACGCCGCGTCACGCATCTGCGATACGTCACCGTCTCCAGAACAGGTGATGCGTGA
- a CDS encoding cutinase family protein yields MNHESHSSTSALSSVGTRLTVSFLCLFAALAGGMVMNSPKAAAASCSDVAVVFARGTAEPAPPIGLTGQSFVAALRSQLPGKSVGAQGVNYPASSNFNDRPKFVKTVADGVTEAQNEVKAIAASCPGTKIVLGGYSQGAVVAGYATSGKITIPDRYRQYESQVPAPLPAKVASHVTAVVLFAPPSDRFISDIGAPRIRVGAPYEAKTVRYCIPGDTICNGAPVGQPNALHVLYTVNGMTLDAARYVVGRV; encoded by the coding sequence ATGAACCATGAATCCCACAGTTCGACCAGCGCTCTGTCCAGCGTCGGCACACGATTGACGGTGTCGTTCCTCTGTTTGTTCGCAGCTCTCGCCGGCGGGATGGTGATGAACAGCCCGAAGGCCGCGGCCGCGAGCTGCTCCGACGTCGCGGTGGTCTTTGCGCGCGGTACCGCCGAGCCCGCGCCGCCGATCGGATTGACGGGTCAATCGTTTGTCGCGGCACTTCGGTCGCAGCTGCCCGGCAAGTCCGTCGGGGCGCAGGGCGTCAATTACCCCGCGAGCAGCAATTTCAACGACCGTCCGAAGTTCGTCAAGACGGTGGCCGACGGCGTCACGGAGGCCCAGAACGAGGTCAAGGCCATCGCTGCCAGCTGCCCGGGTACCAAGATCGTCCTCGGGGGCTACTCGCAGGGCGCCGTGGTCGCCGGGTACGCGACGAGCGGCAAGATCACCATCCCCGACCGCTATCGACAGTACGAGTCACAGGTGCCCGCTCCCCTGCCCGCCAAGGTCGCGAGCCATGTCACGGCAGTCGTGCTCTTCGCACCGCCGTCGGACCGGTTCATCAGTGACATCGGTGCGCCGCGGATTCGCGTCGGTGCCCCGTACGAGGCCAAGACGGTCCGGTATTGCATCCCCGGCGACACCATCTGCAACGGCGCACCGGTGGGACAGCCCAACGCACTGCACGTGCTCTACACGGTGAACGGCATGACGCTGGATGCCGCGCGCTACGTGGTCGGACGGGTGTAG